The following proteins are co-located in the Rheinheimera salexigens genome:
- a CDS encoding DUF4136 domain-containing protein, with the protein MLNINRKRITALFSVAILLSLAACSSGPQVRSDSVSNTNFSGYKTFGFVEQLATDKAGYTTIVTQNFKSAISNEMNRAGYQFSASNPDLLVNFNSNIENRTEVRSTPSASFSYGYYNYRRGIYAGFPRYTTDVDTVNYKVGTVNIDIVDANKKQLIWEGVAEGTLKKSDLHHPKQAVNKVVNLIMQQYPTYPQSVQ; encoded by the coding sequence ATGCTAAACATAAATCGTAAACGTATTACTGCTCTGTTTAGTGTGGCAATACTGTTGTCACTTGCTGCGTGTTCATCAGGTCCGCAAGTTCGCTCAGACTCTGTTAGCAATACTAATTTTAGTGGGTATAAAACCTTTGGTTTTGTTGAGCAGCTTGCTACCGACAAAGCGGGATACACCACTATTGTTACCCAAAACTTTAAATCTGCGATTAGCAACGAAATGAATCGTGCTGGTTATCAATTTAGTGCAAGCAACCCAGATTTATTAGTAAATTTTAATTCAAATATCGAAAATCGTACTGAGGTACGCTCAACGCCAAGCGCTAGCTTTAGCTATGGCTACTATAATTACCGTCGCGGCATTTACGCTGGTTTTCCGCGATATACCACAGACGTGGATACGGTAAATTATAAAGTAGGTACGGTAAATATCGATATTGTAGATGCAAATAAAAAGCAACTAATTTGGGAAGGCGTTGCTGAAGGTACATTAAAAAAATCTGACCTACATCACCCTAAACAAGCGGTGAATAAAGTTGTTAACTTAATTATGCAGCAATATCCAACTTACCCACAATCGGTGCAGTAA
- a CDS encoding YjaG family protein yields the protein MKPKANNFQAMRELSYFQQAAVAATLLERMLPNYQLFAEVTKTGDAVLPRHILTLIWEWLTVKKAKINFEKLAGDLELITPETNNFDIFGVYPAVDTLTALDIMLNGIGLQDGTEFIDVAKISQATVARLIEYETADLDIISEAELKKVVREHPLMQYEMECLAELIALVQPMQRFDREQRQILQAWVKEQGLTNLGMELAEPN from the coding sequence ATGAAACCCAAAGCCAATAATTTTCAAGCTATGCGTGAGCTAAGCTATTTTCAGCAAGCCGCTGTTGCGGCTACTTTACTGGAGCGTATGCTACCTAATTATCAGCTGTTTGCTGAAGTAACCAAAACTGGTGATGCCGTTTTACCTCGGCATATTTTAACTTTAATCTGGGAATGGTTAACGGTTAAAAAAGCCAAGATTAACTTTGAAAAGTTAGCTGGTGATTTGGAGTTAATTACGCCTGAAACGAATAACTTTGATATCTTTGGCGTTTACCCTGCAGTGGATACGTTAACGGCCTTAGACATTATGCTTAACGGTATTGGCTTGCAAGATGGTACCGAATTTATAGATGTCGCTAAAATATCTCAAGCTACAGTGGCGCGTTTAATAGAGTATGAAACAGCTGATCTAGATATTATTAGCGAAGCCGAACTAAAAAAAGTGGTACGTGAGCATCCACTGATGCAATATGAAATGGAGTGCTTAGCCGAGTTAATTGCGTTAGTTCAACCGATGCAGCGCTTTGACCGTGAACAACGTCAGATTTTACAAGCTTGGGTTAAGGAGCAAGGTTTAACCAATCTAGGCATGGAGTTAGCTGAGCCTAATTAA
- the ftsX gene encoding permease-like cell division protein FtsX, which translates to MSMLFSGRVSSGASARKVGLARRFIMFWIDHFRQALFSLGELWRTPSASLLTIAVLGVSLTLPTTLHLLVKNVQQISDGFTDAAEISLFIKEDSSDKQIASLVHILQADKDIARVTWITKQQAIKEFSQVSGFGSALSLLTDNPLPDVLLILPKNTAAEQARQLLSRLQNERLVESGKLDIDWLTRLDAIVTLLRQAVLVIALLLLSAVLLIIGNTIRLSIMNKKDEIEVMKLVGATDAFIQRPFLYSGVWYGVFGGLLAFLIVEAMLWWLQSAIGSITSLYQSQFQLMSLGLAEFVGLMLIAITLGLAGSYLSVRRHISGIEPTGP; encoded by the coding sequence ATGAGTATGTTGTTTTCTGGTCGCGTAAGCAGTGGTGCTTCGGCTCGAAAGGTGGGCTTAGCGCGACGCTTTATTATGTTTTGGATTGATCATTTTCGCCAAGCATTATTTAGCTTAGGTGAGTTATGGCGTACGCCCTCGGCATCATTATTAACCATAGCGGTGCTAGGCGTGAGTTTAACCTTACCCACGACATTACATTTACTAGTTAAAAACGTGCAACAGATTAGTGATGGTTTTACTGATGCGGCCGAGATCAGCTTGTTTATTAAAGAAGACAGCTCAGACAAACAAATAGCCAGTTTAGTCCACATTTTGCAAGCCGATAAAGATATCGCCAGAGTGACGTGGATTACTAAGCAACAGGCCATAAAAGAGTTTTCACAAGTGTCTGGTTTTGGCAGCGCGTTATCGTTATTAACTGACAATCCACTGCCTGATGTACTGTTAATATTACCGAAAAATACCGCAGCTGAACAAGCTAGACAACTATTAAGCCGGCTGCAAAATGAGCGGTTGGTTGAGTCAGGTAAATTAGATATTGATTGGCTCACGCGACTTGATGCTATTGTTACTTTATTACGCCAAGCCGTGTTAGTGATTGCGTTATTATTATTAAGTGCAGTATTACTGATTATTGGCAATACCATCCGCTTATCGATTATGAATAAAAAAGACGAAATAGAAGTAATGAAACTGGTTGGTGCTACCGATGCATTTATTCAGCGTCCCTTTTTATACAGTGGCGTTTGGTATGGCGTATTTGGTGGTTTGTTAGCTTTCTTAATTGTTGAAGCCATGTTGTGGTGGTTGCAAAGTGCGATTGGCAGTATTACCTCTCTATACCAAAGTCAGTTTCAATTGATGTCGTTAGGCTTAGCTGAGTTTGTTGGTTTAATGCTAATTGCTATCACGCTAGGTCTTGCCGGTTCTTATTTATCGGTGCGTCGTCATATTAGCGGCATTGAACCAACAGGCCCTTAA
- the secB gene encoding protein-export chaperone SecB produces MADQQVNGANEQQAQGLQFAIQRIFVKDISFEAPNAPAIFRKEWKPEVKLDLDTRSEKLEENTYQVILSLTVTTTVEGETAFLCEVQQAGIFSIGEVEDAQLAHMLASYCPNMLFPYAREAVSNLVNRGTFPQLNLAPVNFDALYAQYLQKRQAEAEGITADA; encoded by the coding sequence ATGGCTGATCAACAAGTAAATGGTGCAAACGAACAACAAGCTCAAGGCTTACAGTTTGCAATACAGCGTATTTTTGTTAAAGATATTTCATTTGAAGCGCCAAACGCACCAGCGATCTTTCGTAAAGAATGGAAGCCTGAAGTAAAGTTAGATTTAGATACGCGCAGTGAAAAACTAGAAGAGAATACCTACCAAGTTATTTTGTCATTAACGGTTACGACAACGGTTGAAGGCGAAACAGCATTTTTATGTGAAGTACAACAAGCCGGTATTTTTTCAATTGGTGAAGTTGAAGATGCACAATTAGCACATATGCTAGCCTCTTATTGCCCGAACATGCTTTTCCCTTATGCACGTGAAGCTGTATCTAACTTAGTTAACCGTGGTACTTTCCCACAGTTAAACTTAGCACCAGTTAACTTTGATGCCTTATATGCTCAGTACTTACAGAAACGTCAGGCTGAAGCAGAAGGCATTACAGCAGACGCTTAA
- a CDS encoding rhodanese-like domain-containing protein, which translates to MQQYIEFFSSHPMLSLAWLVIAGLLIFSWVKQRISSVAQVTPTELTLQVNRHDAVVVDIRAEADYAKGHITAAKHLTAADIAAEKLAGLENKKDAPIIVVCQAGASSQKVAANLAKQGFTKVSVLQGGMGSWTSANLPIVKAKK; encoded by the coding sequence ATGCAGCAGTATATAGAATTTTTTAGTAGTCACCCTATGTTAAGTCTAGCCTGGCTGGTTATAGCCGGATTATTAATCTTCAGCTGGGTTAAACAGCGTATAAGCTCAGTGGCACAAGTCACACCTACTGAGTTAACCTTACAAGTTAATCGTCATGATGCAGTAGTGGTTGATATTCGTGCCGAAGCTGATTATGCAAAGGGCCACATCACGGCAGCTAAACATTTAACCGCAGCAGATATTGCAGCTGAAAAGTTAGCAGGCCTTGAAAACAAAAAAGATGCGCCCATTATTGTAGTATGTCAGGCTGGTGCCAGCTCACAAAAAGTAGCAGCTAATTTGGCTAAGCAAGGCTTTACCAAGGTGTCGGTACTACAAGGTGGTATGGGCAGTTGGACGAGTGCAAATTTACCCATAGTTAAAGCGAAGAAATAA
- a CDS encoding divergent polysaccharide deacetylase family protein, with protein MQAADTKPTIAIIIDDIGYHKSDFKLIDLPYALTFAVLPYTPYGQSSARYAFSKQKDVMLHMPMQASYHNASEEAGTLSKDMTKQQVQHSLQAALADIPYAIGINNHMGSLYTELEQHMAWTMEYLQQRHLFFVDSVTTAKSTANKYAAEYGVTSLSRHVFLDNEQTEAAIAKQFSQLLRIAKTRQHAIAIAHPYPETYKFLRKNLPLLKQQGIQLVGISQLLPQEHSVVAAGFTAPAISAPQ; from the coding sequence TTGCAAGCAGCAGATACTAAACCTACCATTGCTATTATTATTGATGATATTGGCTACCATAAATCTGATTTTAAACTAATCGACTTACCTTATGCGTTAACCTTTGCCGTTTTACCTTATACCCCTTATGGCCAAAGTTCAGCCCGTTATGCTTTTTCAAAACAAAAAGATGTCATGCTGCATATGCCAATGCAAGCTAGCTACCACAACGCTTCTGAAGAAGCTGGCACTCTGTCTAAAGATATGACTAAGCAACAAGTGCAGCATAGCTTACAAGCCGCCTTAGCCGATATACCCTATGCGATTGGTATCAATAACCATATGGGCAGCTTGTACACTGAATTAGAGCAACATATGGCCTGGACCATGGAGTATTTACAACAACGGCATTTGTTTTTTGTAGATAGCGTTACCACCGCTAAAAGCACCGCTAATAAATATGCAGCAGAATATGGTGTCACCAGTTTAAGCCGGCATGTATTCTTGGATAATGAACAAACAGAGGCTGCGATTGCAAAGCAATTTAGCCAATTACTGCGTATCGCCAAAACTCGCCAGCATGCTATTGCTATCGCCCATCCTTACCCAGAAACCTATAAGTTTTTACGTAAAAATTTACCGCTATTAAAGCAACAGGGTATTCAGTTAGTCGGCATTTCACAATTACTGCCTCAAGAGCACAGTGTCGTAGCCGCCGGATTTACTGCTCCAGCTATATCGGCACCGCAGTAA
- the rpoH gene encoding RNA polymerase sigma factor RpoH: protein MNDTAKMIPFPVAASSSFEAYTHAVSSIAMLTVDEERELAQRLFDTGDLAAARKLIISHLRFVVHIARSYSGYGLPVNDLIQEGNIGLMKAVKRFDPAVGVRLVSFAVHWIKAEIHEYVLKNWRIVKVATTKAQRKLFFNLRRSKKHLGWFSQDEVKNVAESLGVAEHEVREMESRLSNYDMPFDAPDDDDDAAFTAPVYFLQDKSSDIALQVEEEQTDTAAVDKLQAAMRTLDERSQDIVRARWLDNNKLTLQELANRYSVSAERVRQLEKNAMKKLQAAMC from the coding sequence ATGAACGATACAGCAAAAATGATCCCATTTCCGGTAGCCGCAAGCAGTAGCTTTGAGGCCTATACCCATGCTGTGAGTTCAATTGCGATGCTAACGGTAGATGAAGAGCGTGAACTGGCTCAGCGTTTATTCGATACTGGTGATTTAGCCGCTGCACGTAAATTAATTATCTCTCATTTACGCTTCGTAGTGCATATAGCGCGCAGTTACTCAGGTTATGGTTTACCGGTTAATGATTTAATCCAAGAAGGTAATATTGGCCTGATGAAGGCAGTAAAACGTTTTGATCCCGCGGTAGGTGTTAGGCTGGTTTCTTTTGCCGTGCATTGGATCAAAGCAGAAATTCATGAGTATGTGCTTAAAAATTGGCGCATAGTTAAAGTGGCAACCACCAAAGCACAACGTAAATTATTTTTTAACTTACGCCGCTCTAAAAAGCATTTGGGTTGGTTTAGCCAAGACGAAGTAAAAAATGTAGCAGAATCTCTGGGTGTAGCAGAACATGAAGTGCGCGAGATGGAATCGCGACTAAGTAACTATGATATGCCATTTGACGCCCCAGATGATGATGACGATGCAGCTTTTACTGCTCCGGTATATTTTTTACAAGATAAAAGTTCAGATATCGCGCTACAGGTTGAAGAAGAACAAACGGATACTGCTGCGGTCGATAAATTACAAGCAGCGATGCGCACATTAGATGAGCGTAGCCAAGATATTGTTCGGGCTCGTTGGTTAGATAATAACAAGCTCACGCTACAAGAATTGGCCAATCGTTACTCGGTGTCAGCTGAGCGGGTGCGTCAGCTTGAAAAAAATGCGATGAAAAAGCTGCAAGCCGCAATGTGCTAG
- the ftsE gene encoding cell division ATP-binding protein FtsE has translation MLQFDQVSKSYQGGFVALDRVSFKLERGEMAFLTGHSGAGKSTLLKLISLIERPTVGRVLINDVDLSRIRRAHIPFVRRDIGIIFQNHRLLMNHTVFDNVALPLVIEGFSGKDMVKRVHAALDKVGLLDKVRCLPQTLSGGEQQRVGIARAVVNKPPLLLADEPTGNLDPELSKEILRVFEAFNQVGVSVLVATHDLGLVARKKYRTLTLKHGKMINDGLLHTEDAPI, from the coding sequence ATGTTGCAGTTTGATCAGGTGAGTAAAAGTTATCAAGGCGGCTTTGTCGCTTTGGATCGCGTAAGCTTTAAATTAGAGCGAGGCGAAATGGCCTTTTTAACTGGCCATTCTGGTGCCGGTAAAAGTACCTTATTAAAACTCATTAGCTTGATTGAACGGCCAACAGTAGGGCGAGTGTTAATTAATGATGTTGATTTAAGTCGTATTCGTCGGGCGCACATACCGTTTGTGCGCCGTGATATTGGCATTATTTTTCAAAATCACCGTTTATTAATGAATCATACTGTATTTGATAATGTTGCTTTGCCTTTAGTCATTGAAGGTTTTAGTGGTAAAGATATGGTTAAACGGGTGCATGCGGCGTTAGATAAAGTGGGCTTGTTAGATAAAGTACGCTGTTTGCCACAGACATTATCGGGCGGGGAACAGCAGCGTGTCGGTATTGCCCGCGCTGTGGTAAATAAACCACCATTATTATTAGCGGATGAGCCAACAGGTAACCTTGACCCAGAGTTATCTAAAGAAATTTTACGCGTATTTGAAGCCTTTAATCAGGTGGGGGTGTCTGTGCTAGTGGCAACCCATGATTTAGGCTTAGTCGCTAGAAAAAAATACCGCACCTTAACCTTAAAGCACGGCAAGATGATTAACGACGGTTTATTACATACTGAGGATGCGCCTATATGA
- the grxC gene encoding glutaredoxin 3 — translation MSKVVIYTKAYCPYCMQAAMLLQSKGVAYTEIRIDQQPEKRPEMIEKANGRTTVPQIFINDVHVGGCDDLMALDAAGDLTPLLTN, via the coding sequence ATGTCAAAAGTAGTTATCTATACTAAAGCGTATTGCCCTTATTGCATGCAAGCAGCAATGTTATTACAGAGTAAAGGGGTAGCTTATACAGAAATACGCATTGATCAGCAGCCGGAAAAACGACCAGAAATGATTGAGAAAGCTAATGGCCGTACTACCGTGCCGCAGATTTTTATCAATGATGTACATGTTGGTGGCTGTGATGATTTAATGGCCTTAGATGCTGCTGGTGACCTGACACCCTTATTAACTAACTAA
- a CDS encoding coiled-coil domain-containing protein: MMTAVKQNNNNKNSQRIGELSQAAQQSLQASIDDFSSQLLEIQQQSIQQFATDVLAETENQWQKRLNEQEQAYQKLFKEWQQTKQLLQQVQQAGPKTTDNDVATTELQQAKQQLTSRLNEVESELTATMRQLVSEQEQYQDLQQQQQQQQEQQIQQQQKLEQKIAELQQSQAESHDNQSAQQAEQLHNLQQQLSDVQTESDQAKVVAHDLKLALQQAKTELKLQQTQQQNQLTAQQELQARFDQDSAQLEQQLQQQLDKQAEQLHQQHDERIDQLIHKHNEQLHQLKHQHVIELESSQQQLQQQQKQLAQLEAELSEAKQFIADQGQAQQDKLQTIAKLQQQLQDRSKTVELQQQKVQQQHESLQSLTDDNTELKQQLDQALALQQQATEASTNLGSELTQLQARYVDIVEQQQSQQSRQQKLEAQLEHAQNRQYAAEQKQQSEADGSREMIRNLRMELQQQQEQQQIVVHDMEERIMEFKLKFEYAQKQLQVTS; encoded by the coding sequence ATGATGACTGCAGTGAAACAAAATAATAATAATAAAAATTCGCAACGTATTGGTGAGCTATCCCAAGCTGCGCAGCAAAGTCTGCAAGCAAGTATTGATGATTTCTCTAGCCAGCTGCTAGAGATACAACAACAATCCATACAGCAGTTTGCAACTGACGTATTAGCAGAAACTGAAAATCAGTGGCAAAAGCGCTTAAATGAACAAGAGCAGGCTTATCAGAAGCTGTTTAAAGAATGGCAACAAACTAAGCAGCTATTACAACAAGTACAGCAAGCTGGGCCAAAAACAACGGATAATGATGTAGCTACTACAGAATTACAGCAAGCTAAACAGCAATTAACAAGCCGGTTAAATGAAGTGGAATCGGAATTAACGGCTACTATGCGCCAGCTGGTTTCTGAACAAGAGCAATATCAAGATTTACAGCAACAGCAGCAACAACAGCAAGAGCAGCAGATACAACAACAACAAAAACTAGAACAGAAAATTGCTGAGCTGCAACAAAGTCAGGCTGAAAGTCATGATAATCAGTCTGCTCAGCAAGCAGAGCAATTACATAATTTGCAACAGCAACTTAGTGACGTACAAACTGAGTCAGACCAAGCAAAAGTCGTGGCGCATGATTTAAAGCTCGCCTTACAGCAAGCTAAAACAGAGTTGAAATTACAGCAAACACAGCAACAAAATCAACTCACAGCGCAACAAGAGTTACAGGCTCGGTTTGATCAAGATAGCGCCCAGTTAGAACAACAGTTACAGCAACAGCTTGATAAGCAGGCAGAGCAGTTACATCAGCAACATGATGAAAGAATTGATCAGTTGATTCATAAACATAATGAGCAACTCCATCAGTTGAAGCATCAGCACGTAATTGAACTAGAATCAAGCCAGCAGCAACTTCAACAGCAGCAAAAACAGCTAGCGCAGCTAGAAGCTGAACTGTCTGAAGCTAAACAATTTATCGCCGATCAAGGACAAGCTCAGCAAGATAAGTTGCAAACTATTGCTAAGCTACAACAGCAGTTGCAAGATCGGAGTAAAACCGTCGAATTGCAGCAGCAGAAAGTTCAGCAGCAACATGAGTCACTGCAAAGCTTAACCGATGATAATACTGAACTTAAGCAACAATTAGATCAGGCTTTAGCCCTGCAGCAACAAGCAACAGAGGCCTCAACAAATTTAGGCTCTGAGTTAACCCAATTGCAAGCGCGCTATGTTGATATTGTAGAACAACAGCAAAGCCAACAATCGCGGCAGCAAAAGTTAGAAGCCCAGCTAGAGCATGCGCAGAATAGACAATATGCTGCAGAGCAAAAGCAACAGTCTGAGGCGGATGGTAGCAGAGAAATGATCCGTAACTTGCGGATGGAGCTACAACAACAGCAAGAACAGCAACAAATAGTGGTACATGATATGGAAGAGCGGATAATGGAATTTAAGCTGAAATTTGAATATGCGCAAAAACAACTACAAGTTACGAGTTAA
- the rsmD gene encoding 16S rRNA (guanine(966)-N(2))-methyltransferase RsmD, whose amino-acid sequence MKQVKAKRQLKNTSSPTKQQGAISKAPGDVRVISGQWRGRKLPVFNAEGLRPTPDRVKETLFNWLMQHIDGALVLDCFAGSGSLAIEALSRHAQFARLIERDAKLAAHLKQNLQRLNCANAEVINQDCLSVLAQAANKHYDVVFIDPPFHKDLAMACCQALENNGWLTANAFIYLEVEKELNVNLIPKNWLLIKQQQAGQLAYRLYQRQNN is encoded by the coding sequence ATGAAACAAGTAAAAGCTAAGCGACAATTAAAAAATACTAGCTCGCCAACGAAGCAACAAGGCGCAATAAGCAAAGCTCCAGGTGATGTTAGAGTGATCAGTGGTCAATGGCGTGGACGTAAACTGCCGGTTTTTAATGCTGAAGGATTAAGACCCACACCGGATCGAGTTAAAGAAACGTTATTTAACTGGTTAATGCAGCATATTGATGGCGCACTGGTATTAGATTGCTTTGCCGGCAGTGGTAGTTTAGCCATTGAAGCTTTATCGCGACATGCTCAATTTGCCCGTTTAATTGAACGCGATGCTAAGTTAGCGGCTCACTTAAAACAAAATTTACAGCGCTTAAATTGTGCAAATGCTGAAGTAATTAATCAGGATTGTTTAAGTGTCTTAGCCCAAGCTGCTAATAAACACTATGACGTGGTATTTATTGACCCACCATTTCATAAAGACTTAGCCATGGCTTGCTGCCAAGCATTAGAGAATAATGGCTGGCTAACGGCTAATGCCTTTATTTATTTAGAGGTTGAGAAGGAATTAAACGTTAATTTAATTCCTAAAAATTGGCTGTTAATCAAACAACAACAAGCAGGACAGCTGGCATATCGTTTATACCAGCGGCAGAATAATTAA
- a CDS encoding murein hydrolase activator EnvC family protein, whose protein sequence is MRKLGFKTWLQQPLWLLLFCCFSSTAQQQQQELAELQQQIQLTEREVKQQKKQLDQAEKKLQQSDRDLAQASIELNKTEQQRDAIVQRQQQLHTEQQQYQQQLTQQTELLAAQVKSAHQLGQHDYSQMLLNQQDAAKLERVLTYYQYFNQARLKQLASINATLAQLQQIEAELVEKQQQLTASLSKLLQQQQLLNSAKQTQQQAVARLQTTLQKQGKQLDYLKQNEASLQDTLEKLARLAQQAKELNGLTKQKGQLSWPIKGNVSQQFGQSRQGGMSSRGIIIQTVEGAAIKAVADGQVIYADWLKGYGWVIVLDHGAGFMSLYGHNQSLLKQPGSRITAGETIAAAGMSGGQASAGLYFEIRNKGEAVNPINWLNKQK, encoded by the coding sequence ATGCGTAAATTAGGCTTTAAAACCTGGCTACAGCAACCCTTATGGTTGCTGTTATTTTGCTGTTTCAGCAGCACTGCACAACAACAGCAACAAGAACTTGCCGAGTTACAGCAGCAAATTCAGTTAACTGAACGCGAAGTTAAACAGCAAAAAAAGCAATTAGATCAAGCAGAGAAAAAGCTGCAACAATCTGATCGTGATCTAGCCCAAGCGTCAATCGAGCTTAATAAAACCGAGCAGCAACGTGATGCTATTGTTCAGCGTCAACAACAATTGCATACCGAACAACAACAATATCAACAGCAATTAACCCAACAAACTGAATTACTGGCAGCACAGGTAAAAAGTGCTCACCAATTAGGTCAGCATGATTACAGCCAAATGCTACTTAATCAACAAGATGCCGCCAAATTAGAACGCGTGCTTACTTATTATCAATATTTTAATCAGGCCCGGCTAAAACAACTCGCCAGCATTAATGCGACTTTAGCCCAATTACAACAAATAGAAGCAGAATTAGTTGAAAAACAACAACAACTCACTGCTAGCTTAAGTAAGTTGCTGCAACAACAGCAACTCTTAAATAGCGCTAAACAAACTCAACAACAAGCAGTCGCACGATTACAAACCACATTACAAAAACAAGGCAAACAGTTAGATTACTTAAAGCAAAATGAAGCCAGCTTACAAGACACCTTGGAAAAATTAGCCCGATTAGCCCAACAAGCTAAAGAATTAAATGGTTTAACTAAACAAAAAGGCCAGTTGAGTTGGCCTATTAAAGGTAACGTATCGCAACAGTTTGGCCAAAGCCGGCAAGGTGGTATGTCATCTCGAGGCATTATCATTCAAACTGTGGAAGGTGCCGCAATTAAAGCGGTTGCCGATGGCCAAGTCATTTACGCCGACTGGTTAAAAGGCTATGGCTGGGTTATTGTGCTGGATCATGGTGCCGGTTTTATGAGTTTATATGGCCATAACCAATCCTTATTAAAACAACCTGGTAGTCGCATTACCGCAGGCGAAACCATTGCTGCTGCCGGTATGAGTGGTGGCCAAGCATCAGCCGGATTATATTTTGAAATTCGCAATAAAGGTGAAGCGGTCAATCCAATTAATTGGCTTAATAAGCAAAAATAA
- the ftsY gene encoding signal recognition particle-docking protein FtsY, whose product MSTVPPVPTETAEHQQEAASEASAETVDTVQPAAVKKVGFFARLKQGLAKTSQNLGAGLAGLFTGRKIDEELYEELETQLLMADLGVETTQKLIKQLEQHADRKSLKDATLLFDKLQQDMAVLLQEVEQPLVPKCATGPFVILMIGVNGVGKTTTIGKMAQQYKRQGKSVMLAAGDTFRAAAVEQLQVWGQRNDIPVIAQHTGADSASVIFDAYQAAKARKVDVLIADTAGRLQNKTHLMEELKKIVRVLQKIEPNAPHEVMLTLDAGTGQNALSQAKVFNEAVPLSGISLTKLDGTAKGGVIFAIADKFNIPIRYIGVGEGLDDLREFNSKDFIQALFNRDL is encoded by the coding sequence ATGTCGACAGTGCCGCCAGTCCCGACTGAGACAGCTGAACATCAGCAGGAAGCAGCAAGCGAAGCGTCAGCAGAAACAGTTGACACTGTCCAACCGGCTGCGGTTAAAAAAGTCGGTTTCTTTGCCCGTTTAAAACAAGGGTTAGCAAAAACCAGTCAAAATTTAGGCGCAGGTTTAGCCGGTTTATTTACTGGTCGTAAAATTGATGAAGAGTTATACGAAGAGCTAGAAACCCAGTTACTTATGGCGGATTTAGGCGTAGAAACAACCCAAAAGCTTATTAAGCAATTAGAGCAACATGCCGATCGTAAATCGTTAAAAGATGCCACGTTATTATTTGATAAGTTGCAGCAAGATATGGCGGTATTACTGCAAGAGGTAGAGCAGCCATTAGTACCAAAATGTGCTACCGGTCCTTTTGTTATTTTAATGATAGGCGTTAATGGTGTTGGTAAAACGACCACTATCGGTAAAATGGCTCAGCAGTATAAACGACAAGGCAAAAGTGTGATGCTGGCTGCAGGTGATACCTTTCGTGCCGCAGCAGTTGAACAGTTACAAGTATGGGGCCAGCGTAACGATATCCCGGTTATTGCCCAACATACCGGTGCCGACAGCGCATCGGTTATATTTGATGCCTACCAAGCTGCTAAAGCACGAAAAGTGGATGTGTTAATTGCTGATACAGCAGGTCGATTACAAAATAAAACTCATCTTATGGAAGAGCTAAAGAAAATTGTCCGAGTACTACAAAAAATTGAGCCAAATGCGCCACATGAAGTGATGCTAACGTTAGATGCCGGGACCGGTCAAAATGCCCTTAGCCAAGCCAAAGTATTTAATGAAGCAGTGCCATTATCGGGTATTAGTTTAACCAAACTGGACGGCACAGCTAAAGGTGGGGTTATTTTTGCTATTGCAGATAAATTTAATATACCGATACGCTATATAGGTGTTGGTGAAGGACTTGATGATCTGCGCGAATTTAATAGTAAAGATTTTATCCAAGCCTTATTTAACCGAGATCTATAA